From a region of the Labrus mixtus chromosome 5, fLabMix1.1, whole genome shotgun sequence genome:
- the LOC132974779 gene encoding uncharacterized protein LOC132974779: MEADGNLATTLIKAEVWYYCGYLLDNFKLTLNPLVPGYWPKTQPQPQQPVYQPKPQPQKPVYQPKPQPQKPVHQLKPQPQQPVYQLKPQPQKPVHQLKPQPQKPVYQLKPQPQKPVHQLKPQPQQPLYQLKPQPQKPVHQLKPQPQQPVHQLKPQPQQPLYQLKPQPQKPVHQLKPQPQKPVHQLKPQPQQPLYQLKPQPQKTVHQLMPQPQQPLYQPKPQPQQPVYQLKPQPQKPVYQPKPRPQSARYRPKPHMPHHMTQLEAFGYQPKLNSYNPRSQAPYYQPQQPNYQPKP; encoded by the exons ATGGAAGCAGACGGCAATCTGGCTACAACCCTTATTAAAGCAGAAG tgtGGTACTACTGTGGCTACTTATTGGACAACTTCAAGCTAACACTAAAT CCCCTGGTTCCTGGTTATTGGCCAAAAACCCAACCTCAACCCCAGCAGCCGGTCTACCAGCCCAAGCCTCAGCCCCAGAAGCCGGTCTACCAGCCCAAGCCTCAGCCCCAGAAGCCGGTCCACCAGCTCAAGCCTCAGCCCCAGCAGCCGGTCTACCAGCTCAAGCCTCAGCCCCAGAAGCCGGTCCACCAGCTCAAGCCTCAGCCCCAGAAGCCGGTCTACCAGCTCAAGCCTCAGCCCCAGAAGCCGGTCCACCAGCTCAAGCCTCAGCCCCAGCAGCCGCTCTACCAGCTCAAGCCTCAGCCCCAGAAGCCGGTCCACCAGCTCAAGCCTCAGCCCCAGCAGCCGGTCCACCAGCTCAAGCCTCAGCCCCAGCAGCCGCTCTACCAGCTCAAGCCTCAGCCCCAGAAGCCGGTCCACCAGCTCAAGCCTCAGCCCCAGAAGCCGGTCCATCAGCTCAAGCCTCAGCCCCAGCAGCCGCTCTACCAGCTCAAGCCTCAGCCCCAGAAGACGGTCCACCAGCTCATGCCTCAGCCCCAGCAGCCGCTCTACCAGCCCAAGCCTCAGCCCCAGCAGCCGGTCTACCAGCTCAAGCCTCAGCCCCAGAAGCCGGTCTACCAGCCCAAGCCCCGCCCCCAATCGGCTCGCTACAGGCCCAAGCCCCACATGCCTCACCATATGACACAGCTTGAGGCTTTTGGTTACCAGCCTAAACTGAATTCCTATAACCCAAGGTCTCAAGCACCCTACTACCAGCCCCAGCAGCCGAACTACCAGCCCAAACCTTAG